A window of the Arachis duranensis cultivar V14167 chromosome 5, aradu.V14167.gnm2.J7QH, whole genome shotgun sequence genome harbors these coding sequences:
- the LOC107490234 gene encoding protein SPEAR3, protein MGSSYFGEPNMNNESSRGGSSRKGKKNNQEKQPKQPQRGLGVAQLEKIRLHGEIASTYNNPNHPPLHHHHPSNYPSNFTNEDPRVQTPYYSSVPSSSSFSYSSSSTSYSSPSYGFQPNVVMGLQEYERTNIRYGDSQTTNTARWEHHANAIMEPQHNTTTIPFLSLYDSKKHRDGSSSQNSESSDNQEPDLELRLSL, encoded by the exons ATGGGAAGCAGTTATTTTGGAGAACCAAACATGAACAATGAAAGTAGTAGAGGAGGATCTTCaagaaaagggaagaagaaCAACCAAGAGAAGCAACCAAAGCAACCACAAAGAGGACTTGGTGTTGCTCAATTGGAAAAGATTAGATTACATGGTGAAATTGCTTCTACTTACAATAATCCTAATCACCctcctcttcatcatcatcatccatctaATTACCCCTCTAATTTCACCAAT GAAGATCCAAGAGTGCAAACACCATACTACTCATCagtgccatcatcatcatcattttcttaCTCATCTTCATCTACATCATACTCATCACCCTCCTATGGATTCCAACCCAACGTTGTG ATGGGCCTACAAGAATATGAAAGGACAAACATAAGATATGGAGATTCTCAGACAACTAATACAGCAAG ATGGGAACATCATGCAAATGCCATCATGGAGCCTCAGCACAACACTACTACTATACCTTTTCTTAGCCTATAT gACTCAAAAAAGCATAGAGATGGTTCAAGCAGTCAGAACTCTGAATCAAGTGACAATCAAGAACCAGATTTGGAGCTAAGATTATCTCTTTGA